Proteins from a single region of Chloroherpeton thalassium ATCC 35110:
- a CDS encoding leucine-rich repeat domain-containing protein: protein MLFTANWAFGQAIKIPIPDKNFRQALIQHDAKNGTNYQIKPAGDGAVSVEDPSKISFLILSNKGIQDLSGIEFFESLCYLDCSRNEIEEIEIYKNKDLIGLICDRNKLTNLSISNAEVLSYLACNDNALESLQLNGAPNLRNLWCFNNQIHALDISQNLLLDTLDCYNNNLLDLDVSNNLELKALWCSVNQLDYIDISQNVKLKEFDCFLNQIRELDVSKNKDIEVLYCGNNKLKILDLSKCLNLRILSCQSNQLVAIDLSKNSDLSLINCKNNNLIDIDFSQNRKLISIDCSKNNLKQLGVLKNENLIFLACESNELSDLDISFCPLLTDLNFKKNKIDEINLKKCFDLERLWCSENKLSALDVSENRKLKTLWCCKNQIQLLDISQNFVLDTLDCSENALAELNVCYNSELSILWCGKNKLKSLDVHHNKKLKTFECKENLFSEILIPESHVYDFFEKDRHVKIICIKEDEQKLSRRAG from the coding sequence TTGCTATTTACGGCGAACTGGGCATTTGGGCAAGCCATAAAAATTCCCATCCCCGATAAAAATTTTCGTCAAGCGCTCATTCAGCACGATGCTAAAAACGGCACAAATTACCAAATCAAGCCGGCGGGTGATGGCGCTGTTTCCGTCGAAGATCCTTCAAAAATATCTTTTCTGATTTTATCAAACAAAGGAATTCAAGATTTATCTGGGATTGAATTTTTCGAATCGCTTTGCTATCTCGACTGTTCTCGTAATGAAATTGAAGAGATTGAAATTTATAAAAATAAGGATTTAATTGGTTTGATATGCGATCGAAATAAGCTAACGAATTTGTCAATTTCAAATGCAGAAGTATTGAGCTACTTGGCTTGCAATGACAATGCCTTGGAGTCGTTGCAGTTGAACGGCGCTCCGAATTTAAGAAATCTATGGTGTTTTAATAATCAGATTCACGCGTTAGATATTAGCCAAAATTTATTACTTGATACATTGGATTGCTATAATAATAATTTGTTGGATTTAGATGTTTCGAATAATTTGGAATTAAAAGCACTCTGGTGTTCTGTGAATCAGCTGGATTATATTGATATAAGTCAGAATGTGAAACTAAAAGAATTTGATTGTTTCTTGAATCAGATACGGGAGTTAGATGTTAGTAAAAATAAGGATATCGAAGTTTTATATTGTGGTAATAACAAGTTGAAAATACTTGATTTATCTAAGTGCTTGAATTTAAGAATTTTATCCTGTCAGTCAAATCAGTTGGTTGCAATAGATCTAAGTAAAAATAGTGATTTGTCGCTGATTAATTGCAAAAATAATAATCTGATTGATATTGATTTTTCTCAAAATAGAAAATTGATAAGTATTGATTGTTCAAAAAATAATTTAAAGCAGTTAGGTGTTTTGAAAAATGAAAATCTAATTTTCCTTGCATGTGAAAGCAACGAATTAAGTGATTTGGATATTTCTTTCTGTCCGTTATTAACAGATTTGAACTTCAAGAAAAATAAGATTGATGAAATTAATTTAAAAAAATGTTTCGATTTAGAGCGTTTGTGGTGTTCTGAAAACAAGCTTTCTGCGTTAGATGTTTCTGAAAATCGAAAGCTCAAAACGCTTTGGTGCTGCAAAAATCAAATCCAGTTGTTGGATATTTCGCAAAACTTTGTTTTGGACACATTGGACTGTTCGGAAAATGCTCTTGCTGAATTGAATGTTTGTTATAATAGCGAGTTAAGTATATTATGGTGTGGGAAAAATAAATTGAAAAGCTTAGATGTTCATCATAATAAGAAATTAAAAACATTTGAATGCAAAGAAAATTTATTTTCTGAAATTCTTATACCTGAATCTCATGTGTATGATTTCTTTGAAAAAGATAGACATGTGAAAATTATCTGCATAAAAGAAGACGAACAAAAGTTAAGTCGTAGAGCGGGTTAA
- a CDS encoding DUF92 domain-containing protein, translating to MDQNSALSSDFYHFLAALGIILVIVGFAEFLKSILKMQSGVTRKIVHVGTSVLVALSPNYFETGFYPAVLAVLFIPFNLLAIKKGWLSSINKDEALEAHHQDQNYGTVYFPLSFLILTLLCWDSHAWIMQTAMLILGFGDAFASLVGENTEKPHAYKLLASTKSLEGSITMFGTSLIILVGAFVVFQDQSEVIKQMDLSVVIALCVAIALIVTAVEALLSGGLDNLFIPLSVAYLLAVLETNGIGAVQGILLGVSLSLILARASLAFKFLTPDGAVGTFLFGSNIFSMGGVEWTVPILTFFLLSSVLSKLGKSRKKKYDLIFEKSSQRDFGQVLANGGVGWILIIWYSFTNEPMLFIAYLGTLAAVQADTWATEVGTMMKDPKPRFILNMKPVPAGTSGGITFTGTMGGFFGALLICASAWAIMPDELMSVGLVQSFLIVGLAGAGGSLVDSFFGATVQAQYYDPIRKKETERTHSVAADGTIVENELIKGYRIIDNDIVNFLCATMGALFATFLTYFMVGQI from the coding sequence ATGGATCAAAATTCAGCACTTTCATCGGATTTTTACCACTTTTTGGCTGCGTTGGGAATCATATTAGTCATTGTGGGTTTTGCGGAATTTTTGAAGAGCATTTTGAAAATGCAATCGGGCGTAACACGAAAAATTGTGCACGTTGGAACCAGCGTTCTTGTTGCTTTATCGCCAAACTACTTTGAAACTGGTTTTTACCCCGCCGTTCTTGCTGTTTTGTTTATCCCCTTCAACTTGTTGGCCATCAAAAAAGGCTGGCTGAGCTCTATCAACAAAGACGAGGCCTTAGAAGCGCATCATCAAGATCAAAACTATGGGACGGTCTACTTTCCTCTCTCATTTCTAATCTTGACGCTGCTTTGCTGGGATTCTCACGCGTGGATTATGCAAACCGCCATGCTTATTCTTGGATTTGGCGATGCGTTTGCTTCGCTTGTCGGCGAAAACACCGAAAAACCACATGCTTACAAGCTTCTTGCCAGCACCAAGTCGCTTGAAGGCTCGATCACCATGTTTGGCACGAGTTTAATTATTCTCGTTGGCGCATTTGTGGTTTTCCAAGATCAATCGGAAGTGATTAAGCAAATGGACTTATCGGTGGTGATTGCGCTTTGCGTAGCCATTGCGTTGATTGTCACCGCTGTTGAAGCGTTGCTTTCCGGTGGCTTAGACAATCTATTCATTCCGCTTTCGGTAGCGTATTTATTAGCCGTATTGGAAACAAACGGCATTGGCGCAGTTCAAGGCATTCTTCTTGGCGTTAGTTTGTCGCTTATTTTAGCCCGCGCTTCATTGGCGTTTAAATTTTTAACGCCAGACGGCGCAGTCGGCACGTTTTTATTTGGCTCAAATATCTTTAGCATGGGCGGCGTTGAATGGACGGTTCCCATTTTAACCTTTTTCTTGCTCTCTTCGGTTCTTTCCAAACTTGGCAAATCTCGCAAAAAAAAGTACGACTTGATTTTTGAAAAATCCTCACAACGCGATTTTGGGCAAGTGCTCGCAAACGGCGGCGTTGGATGGATTCTGATAATCTGGTATTCTTTCACGAACGAGCCGATGCTTTTCATTGCTTATTTGGGAACACTGGCCGCAGTTCAAGCCGACACGTGGGCAACCGAAGTCGGCACGATGATGAAAGATCCAAAGCCTCGCTTTATTTTGAATATGAAACCGGTGCCTGCAGGCACTTCGGGCGGCATTACTTTCACAGGCACGATGGGCGGATTTTTTGGCGCGCTATTAATTTGCGCAAGCGCTTGGGCAATTATGCCAGACGAGTTGATGTCAGTGGGATTGGTGCAATCATTTTTAATTGTGGGATTGGCCGGCGCAGGCGGCAGTTTGGTAGATAGCTTTTTCGGCGCAACCGTGCAGGCTCAGTATTACGATCCCATTCGCAAAAAAGAAACCGAACGCACACACAGTGTTGCAGCAGATGGCACCATCGTCGAAAATGAACTCATCAAAGGCTACCGCATTATTGATAACGACATTGTGAATTTTCTTTGTGCAACGATGGGCGCGTTGTTCGCCACATTTTTAACGTACTTCATGGTTGGCCAAATCTAA
- the lhgO gene encoding L-2-hydroxyglutarate oxidase — protein MAETSDFLVIGAGIVGLATAQALLEKFPDRKVIVLEKESAPAQHQTGHNSGVIHSGIYYKPGSMKAENCRKGKMLLEAFCKAEHIPYKICGKIILATEPQELPALNALFERGKANDVKSKLIDPAEIHLLEPHVSGIKAIHVEDAGIVDFKTVCQKLVEKIAARGGQVVLNAKVLAISEVENGVLLKTSSGAFRATLVLNCAGLHSDSVAKLSGFQPPVQIVPFRGEYFKLAEPAKLFCQNLIYPVPNPEFPFLGVHFTRMINGAVECGPNAVPAFAREGYCKSDINFSDLAEMAFYSGFLKLGKMYWREGLAEFRRSFSKSQFLKSLQRLIPEIRIEHLESAPAGVRAQAVAPDGKMLDDFLIYETRHIIHVLNAPSPAATASLNIGNVLAQKAKNRT, from the coding sequence ATGGCGGAAACAAGCGACTTTCTCGTTATTGGCGCGGGCATTGTCGGTCTGGCCACAGCGCAAGCACTTTTGGAAAAATTTCCCGATAGAAAAGTCATTGTACTCGAAAAAGAATCGGCTCCCGCTCAGCATCAAACTGGCCATAATTCCGGCGTCATTCATTCTGGGATTTACTACAAGCCGGGCTCCATGAAAGCTGAAAATTGCCGCAAAGGCAAAATGCTTCTGGAAGCTTTTTGTAAGGCGGAACATATTCCCTATAAGATTTGTGGAAAAATAATTCTTGCAACCGAGCCGCAGGAGCTGCCGGCGTTGAACGCGCTTTTTGAGCGAGGAAAAGCAAATGATGTGAAGAGCAAGCTCATTGATCCGGCAGAAATTCATTTGCTTGAACCGCATGTTTCGGGCATCAAGGCCATTCATGTGGAAGACGCGGGCATTGTGGATTTTAAAACGGTTTGCCAGAAGCTCGTGGAAAAAATAGCAGCGCGGGGCGGCCAAGTTGTTTTGAACGCCAAAGTGCTTGCCATTTCGGAAGTTGAAAACGGTGTTCTGTTGAAAACCTCATCAGGCGCATTTCGTGCAACGCTCGTGTTGAATTGTGCTGGACTGCATTCCGATAGCGTGGCCAAGCTCAGCGGATTTCAGCCGCCAGTCCAAATTGTCCCATTTCGCGGCGAATATTTCAAATTGGCCGAGCCAGCCAAGCTGTTTTGCCAAAACTTAATTTATCCTGTTCCGAATCCCGAATTTCCATTTTTAGGCGTGCACTTCACTCGCATGATAAATGGTGCGGTCGAATGCGGGCCGAATGCTGTACCAGCGTTTGCTCGCGAGGGCTACTGCAAAAGTGATATCAACTTTTCGGATTTAGCCGAGATGGCTTTTTACTCGGGCTTTTTAAAATTGGGAAAAATGTATTGGCGCGAAGGACTGGCTGAGTTTCGGCGGTCTTTTAGCAAATCGCAATTTCTGAAATCGTTGCAGCGTCTTATCCCTGAGATTCGAATCGAGCATCTTGAGTCAGCGCCTGCGGGTGTGCGTGCACAAGCGGTTGCGCCGGATGGAAAAATGCTGGATGATTTTTTGATTTACGAAACGCGCCATATCATTCATGTTTTGAACGCGCCTTCTCCTGCGGCGACGGCGTCGCTCAACATTGGAAACGTGCTCGCGCAAAAAGCAAAAAATCGAACATAA
- a CDS encoding aminotransferase class I/II-fold pyridoxal phosphate-dependent enzyme: MNAADSQSTPTVENTPPNESITKPKDLFQKCFDFTIADEIKAKGVYPYFRPIEENEGPEVFIEGRKVIMAGSNNYLGLTGDPRVKEAAIKAIERFGTSCSGSRYLTGTVSLHIELEEKLADYFGKESVLLFSTGYQTGQGIIPTLVQRGEYLISDRDNHACLVVAGLMARGATATLERYKHNDMADLERVLQKLPYEAGKLIATDGVFSVSGEIVNLPEIVRLAKQYNARILVDDAHSVGVIGKGGRGTASEFGLEKEVDLTMGTFSKTFASLGGFVAGDRAVINFIKHQAPALIFSASPTAASVAAALKSLEILQAEPERITKLIENADRVRQGLKQLGFRLMDSRTAIVSAIIGDQEKTLIFWRKLFDAGVFVNAFVRPGVMPGYEMLRTSYMSTHEAWQLDKIVTEFEKIGKELGVI; encoded by the coding sequence ATGAACGCAGCGGATAGCCAATCAACCCCTACCGTTGAAAACACGCCTCCTAACGAGTCGATTACAAAGCCCAAGGATTTGTTTCAAAAGTGTTTTGATTTTACAATTGCCGACGAAATTAAAGCGAAAGGCGTTTATCCCTATTTCAGACCGATCGAAGAAAATGAAGGGCCTGAAGTTTTTATAGAAGGTCGCAAAGTGATTATGGCTGGCTCTAACAACTACTTGGGCTTAACGGGCGATCCAAGAGTGAAAGAAGCAGCGATTAAAGCTATTGAGCGATTTGGCACAAGCTGTTCTGGCTCTCGCTATTTAACCGGTACGGTGAGCTTGCATATTGAACTGGAAGAAAAATTAGCGGATTACTTCGGCAAAGAGTCTGTTTTGCTATTCAGCACAGGCTATCAAACGGGGCAAGGCATTATTCCAACGTTGGTGCAGCGGGGAGAGTATTTGATCAGCGATCGCGACAATCACGCCTGCTTGGTTGTTGCTGGATTGATGGCGCGTGGCGCAACTGCCACGTTAGAGCGCTATAAGCACAACGATATGGCTGATCTTGAGCGTGTCCTCCAAAAATTACCGTATGAAGCAGGAAAGCTCATTGCAACTGATGGGGTTTTCTCTGTATCCGGTGAGATTGTCAATTTGCCTGAAATTGTTCGCCTTGCTAAGCAGTACAACGCACGAATTTTAGTTGACGATGCGCACTCTGTGGGCGTCATCGGAAAAGGTGGACGAGGCACGGCTTCCGAGTTTGGTTTGGAAAAAGAAGTCGACCTAACGATGGGAACTTTCTCCAAAACGTTTGCTTCGCTTGGCGGTTTTGTGGCCGGCGATCGCGCTGTAATTAATTTCATCAAGCATCAAGCGCCGGCGCTCATTTTCAGTGCGTCGCCAACAGCAGCCAGCGTGGCAGCCGCTTTGAAATCCCTGGAAATCTTGCAAGCTGAACCCGAACGCATTACAAAGCTGATTGAAAATGCAGATCGCGTTCGCCAAGGCTTGAAGCAGCTTGGATTTAGACTCATGGATTCTCGCACGGCGATTGTCTCGGCAATTATTGGCGACCAAGAAAAAACGCTCATTTTCTGGCGCAAACTCTTCGACGCTGGGGTTTTTGTCAATGCGTTTGTTCGACCTGGGGTGATGCCTGGCTACGAAATGCTACGCACCAGCTACATGTCAACTCACGAAGCGTGGCAATTAGATAAAATCGTTACTGAATTTGAAAAAATTGGTAAAGAATTAGGCGTTATTTAA
- a CDS encoding NAD-dependent epimerase/dehydratase family protein — protein MAETALVTGATGFIGSWLTEKLLEKGYKVRALVRQSSNRANLQGLDVEYVVGDYKDFNSLKKAVQGVSYVFHTAGVTKAKAEMEYIDGNVRATESLLKATYEANPNITRFLHVSSLASVGPAKSPNEPVNEKTTAKPITMYGSSKNITEQACQRYIFFPTGKVQTRLPVTIVRPPAVYGPRDKDVLEFFKTVNSGILPIVGFGPKKLVSLIHVKDLVRGIIDAAEAEQAKGETYFISSEKFYSWEEVGEVTKKALGKGFVLKLPIPHFAVSIAAAISEATSKSGNTPPPLNREKVKDIVQNYWICSVDKAKKELGFKEQISLEQGIKETVDWYKSKGWL, from the coding sequence ATGGCTGAAACAGCACTTGTCACTGGTGCAACCGGATTTATCGGTAGCTGGCTGACTGAAAAATTACTTGAAAAAGGCTATAAAGTTCGGGCGCTTGTTCGCCAGTCAAGCAATCGGGCTAATTTGCAAGGGCTTGATGTCGAGTATGTTGTGGGTGACTACAAAGATTTTAATTCCCTCAAAAAAGCGGTTCAAGGCGTGTCGTATGTTTTTCATACCGCCGGTGTCACGAAGGCAAAGGCGGAAATGGAATATATCGATGGTAACGTAAGAGCCACCGAAAGTTTGCTGAAAGCAACCTACGAGGCAAACCCAAACATTACACGATTTTTGCATGTTTCGTCGCTTGCTTCCGTTGGCCCTGCCAAATCACCCAATGAACCGGTCAATGAGAAAACAACTGCCAAACCAATTACGATGTATGGCAGCAGCAAAAATATCACCGAACAGGCTTGCCAACGCTATATCTTTTTCCCGACCGGAAAAGTTCAAACGCGCCTGCCCGTCACGATTGTTCGCCCGCCTGCTGTTTATGGCCCACGCGACAAAGACGTTCTGGAATTTTTCAAAACCGTGAATAGCGGCATTTTGCCCATCGTCGGTTTTGGGCCCAAAAAGCTTGTTAGTTTGATTCATGTTAAAGACTTGGTTCGTGGCATCATTGATGCTGCTGAAGCAGAACAGGCAAAAGGGGAAACTTATTTTATTTCATCCGAGAAGTTTTATTCGTGGGAAGAAGTCGGCGAAGTCACCAAAAAGGCGCTGGGCAAAGGCTTTGTGCTGAAATTGCCGATTCCGCATTTTGCCGTTTCTATTGCAGCTGCCATTTCTGAAGCAACCAGCAAATCAGGCAACACGCCGCCACCTTTGAATCGCGAAAAAGTTAAGGACATCGTTCAAAATTATTGGATTTGCTCAGTTGATAAAGCCAAGAAGGAACTTGGATTTAAGGAACAAATCAGCCTTGAGCAAGGCATTAAAGAAACGGTGGATTGGTATAAATCCAAAGGTTGGCTTTAA
- the serA gene encoding phosphoglycerate dehydrogenase, protein MKVLITDNVNKDCGEILSQNGYEVTEKAKLSKDELKSVIKDYEILIVRSATKVTSDVIEVADNLKLIGRAGAGVDNIDIEAATRKGIIVMNTPGGNTVSAAEHACGMLLATARNIPQASAQMHQAVWDKKKWMGAELEGKTLSVIGLGKIGREVAVRMQAFGMKTVGYDPMLPEEFAAKMNIELLTLSETLKQADFITIHSSLNESTKNLICKETIEIMKDGVYIVNCARGGIVNEFDLAEAIKSGKVAGAALDVFAQEPIVSDNPLIGIERVIMTPHIAASTEEAQVKVAIQIAEQIVEWKNNHRLNGAVNASAIELAQAPEVKPFLSLSEKLGVMIAQLATKKPKHLNVWVSGDFLRKFSEVITAAVLKGFLDVVQEGDINYINAAAMANDMGLDVEQRYEKENFDYTNLIRVELETEACKRMIGGAVLGAKELRVVMIDKFLCEFKPEGQILIYNNQDKPGVLARVGMALLKRGLNIASVALSRDEEKKEALTVISLDDTVDTEVLEDIEKVDGVFSPRLIKV, encoded by the coding sequence ATGAAGGTATTAATCACTGATAACGTCAATAAAGATTGCGGAGAAATACTTTCCCAGAACGGATACGAAGTTACTGAGAAGGCAAAGCTGAGCAAGGATGAATTGAAGTCCGTTATTAAGGACTACGAAATTTTGATCGTTCGCAGCGCAACGAAAGTCACCTCCGATGTGATTGAAGTGGCCGATAATTTGAAATTAATTGGCCGTGCTGGCGCCGGTGTCGATAACATTGATATAGAAGCGGCGACTCGCAAAGGCATTATTGTAATGAATACGCCAGGCGGCAACACGGTTTCGGCTGCCGAACATGCTTGCGGAATGCTTCTGGCCACGGCGCGCAACATTCCACAAGCCAGTGCGCAAATGCACCAAGCCGTTTGGGATAAGAAAAAATGGATGGGCGCTGAGCTTGAAGGCAAAACCCTTTCTGTTATTGGACTGGGCAAAATCGGTCGCGAAGTCGCCGTTCGTATGCAAGCTTTCGGCATGAAAACGGTCGGTTACGATCCAATGTTGCCGGAAGAATTTGCAGCCAAAATGAACATTGAGCTGCTCACTTTAAGCGAAACCTTGAAGCAAGCCGATTTCATCACGATTCACTCATCTTTGAACGAATCCACAAAGAATCTGATTTGCAAGGAAACCATTGAGATCATGAAAGATGGCGTGTATATCGTCAACTGCGCGCGTGGTGGAATCGTCAATGAATTTGATCTTGCAGAAGCGATTAAGTCAGGCAAAGTGGCTGGCGCAGCGCTCGACGTGTTTGCACAAGAGCCGATCGTAAGCGACAATCCGCTAATTGGCATTGAGCGCGTTATTATGACACCTCACATTGCGGCCTCTACTGAAGAAGCGCAGGTGAAAGTTGCGATTCAGATTGCAGAGCAAATTGTGGAATGGAAAAACAACCACAGACTCAATGGGGCTGTTAATGCGTCTGCAATTGAATTGGCACAAGCGCCGGAAGTAAAGCCATTTTTGAGCTTGTCCGAAAAGCTTGGTGTGATGATTGCTCAGCTCGCCACCAAAAAACCGAAGCACCTCAACGTGTGGGTTTCTGGTGACTTCCTCAGAAAGTTCAGCGAAGTGATTACCGCTGCGGTTTTAAAAGGTTTCCTTGACGTCGTCCAAGAAGGGGATATTAACTACATCAACGCTGCAGCGATGGCCAATGACATGGGCCTCGATGTGGAACAGCGTTATGAAAAAGAAAATTTTGATTATACCAACCTCATTCGTGTGGAGCTTGAGACTGAAGCTTGCAAACGCATGATTGGCGGCGCAGTGCTGGGCGCAAAGGAACTTCGCGTGGTGATGATTGACAAATTCCTGTGTGAATTCAAACCGGAAGGTCAAATCTTGATTTATAACAATCAGGATAAACCAGGCGTTTTGGCTCGTGTCGGCATGGCGCTTTTGAAACGCGGACTCAACATTGCCAGCGTTGCGCTTTCTCGCGATGAGGAGAAAAAAGAAGCTTTAACCGTGATTTCGCTTGATGATACGGTCGATACGGAAGTGCTGGAAGATATTGAGAAAGTCGATGGTGTGTTTTCACCTCGTTTGATAAAAGTGTAA
- a CDS encoding DUF971 domain-containing protein: MLQLIKLKKSGEQDLTLFWNDGVETKISFQRLRDECPCAECKGETVLFESTEPKKKSPETPGIYELRQVEVVGNYSIQPIWGDGHNSGLYSWEYLRKISTHSAKS, translated from the coding sequence ATGCTGCAATTAATCAAGCTCAAAAAGTCAGGTGAACAGGATCTGACTCTTTTCTGGAATGACGGCGTGGAGACAAAAATTTCCTTTCAGCGCTTGCGCGATGAGTGCCCTTGCGCAGAATGCAAAGGCGAAACCGTGCTGTTCGAATCAACCGAACCCAAGAAAAAATCACCGGAAACACCAGGCATTTACGAGCTCAGGCAAGTGGAAGTCGTTGGAAATTATTCTATTCAGCCCATTTGGGGAGATGGCCACAATAGCGGTCTTTACAGTTGGGAGTATTTGAGAAAAATTTCAACCCATTCCGCGAAAAGCTAA
- a CDS encoding GAF domain-containing SpoIIE family protein phosphatase: MSSKKRITYLFAFVIVLCEMFLLGLDVSIFYAIKAKTYLLPSGFIYLKDILASLVFIALYALIRKGIRLNRNDQTNPIWIEPSRGAWDAMVTLVLIIGAIFVYDQTFPEAVYRRISNFGLDFYAPESLYTIFKSHFITLLLGSALLAGLITIERLILYKRTKNTAINFALFIIALFGFSFSMAGTVPGAQFSPISLGLGITALILMFINAFRVSWILPMSRQDKWQIMGLTVIIGICGLILLNGFHFPPYLLWYSSFVGHFLLSLTAFVTLYFCVSFLGILIYLPSSRDFERKSEEVRKLYKMSKFITDVFDEDKIYTSLIRFVCESIGENSLGWFDLYVPNSVSEKAAGTFHTVHYTDVSGTKQVAHFRTVATNNVSSNIIAEMQRSAGFIWQQVLEKKDIVQVDDMVTDKRLNAKIPPIHAVLKRLNIRKRHPKPLFPIGSIVSVPLTMRSELIGIIHVAKDVEFSFIREDLELITIFADQAAIAIDNSRLIKQLIGKERLEQQLEIAREIQSRLLPQEPLQVPGFDMAGISEPAYEVGGDYYDFFQLDDGDEISRFGIVIADVSGKGTSAAFYMAELKGIIQSLCKVYPDAPRDLLKKANETLSQSLGKNAYISLLYGVVDVKENTLSLVNAGHCPAAAVMNKNPSYLKLQGLALGLDTGKIFNQVVSKNIYPLADGDVIVFYTDGVVEAINHEGKQFGYDRLLKIVNQSREKNAKDITNDIFTAVNDFTKTGGAVRDDLTLVVVKKL; this comes from the coding sequence ATGTCCAGCAAAAAACGAATCACATACCTTTTTGCATTCGTTATTGTTCTATGCGAAATGTTCCTGCTCGGGCTTGATGTCAGCATTTTTTATGCGATCAAAGCTAAAACTTATCTTCTCCCCAGTGGCTTCATTTATCTGAAAGACATCTTGGCCTCGTTGGTGTTTATTGCCCTTTATGCGCTGATTCGAAAAGGGATTCGCTTGAATCGAAACGACCAAACCAATCCGATTTGGATCGAACCCTCACGCGGCGCGTGGGATGCGATGGTTACATTAGTGCTTATTATTGGCGCCATTTTTGTCTATGACCAGACTTTTCCTGAAGCTGTGTACAGGCGAATCAGCAACTTTGGGTTGGATTTCTACGCGCCCGAAAGCCTTTACACCATTTTTAAATCGCATTTCATTACACTTTTGCTTGGAAGCGCGCTATTGGCCGGCCTGATTACCATTGAGCGCCTTATTCTGTATAAACGCACCAAAAATACAGCGATTAATTTCGCGCTTTTTATTATCGCCCTATTTGGGTTTTCCTTCTCAATGGCGGGCACTGTGCCAGGAGCTCAATTTAGCCCAATTTCTCTTGGTTTGGGCATTACTGCATTGATTTTGATGTTCATCAACGCATTTCGGGTTTCCTGGATATTGCCCATGAGTCGCCAAGATAAATGGCAAATCATGGGGCTGACCGTTATTATCGGGATTTGTGGCCTCATTTTGCTCAATGGATTTCACTTCCCGCCTTACTTATTATGGTATAGTAGTTTTGTTGGGCATTTTTTACTTAGCTTAACGGCGTTTGTCACGCTCTATTTTTGCGTGTCGTTTTTGGGCATTTTGATTTATTTACCGTCTTCACGCGACTTTGAGCGAAAGTCTGAAGAGGTTCGCAAGCTCTATAAAATGAGCAAGTTCATCACCGATGTGTTTGATGAGGACAAAATCTACACATCGCTCATCCGCTTTGTTTGCGAGTCCATCGGGGAAAATTCGCTGGGCTGGTTTGATTTGTATGTGCCCAATTCGGTCAGCGAAAAGGCGGCTGGAACATTTCACACGGTTCACTACACCGATGTGAGTGGAACAAAGCAAGTTGCTCATTTTCGGACGGTCGCAACCAACAATGTGTCTTCGAACATTATTGCAGAAATGCAGCGCTCTGCGGGATTTATCTGGCAGCAAGTTTTGGAAAAAAAAGACATCGTTCAAGTCGATGATATGGTGACTGATAAACGGTTAAATGCAAAAATCCCGCCGATTCATGCGGTGCTAAAACGGTTAAATATTCGGAAACGGCATCCAAAACCGCTGTTTCCAATTGGGTCAATTGTTTCTGTGCCGCTGACCATGCGCTCGGAACTGATTGGGATTATTCACGTTGCCAAAGATGTTGAGTTTAGCTTTATCCGAGAAGATTTGGAACTCATCACCATATTTGCAGATCAAGCGGCCATTGCAATCGACAACTCGCGCTTGATCAAGCAGCTTATTGGCAAAGAACGCTTGGAACAACAACTTGAAATTGCGCGGGAAATTCAGTCGCGCCTTTTGCCGCAAGAGCCACTTCAGGTTCCAGGCTTCGACATGGCGGGCATTTCCGAACCGGCGTATGAAGTAGGCGGCGACTATTACGACTTTTTTCAACTGGACGACGGCGATGAAATCTCACGGTTTGGCATTGTCATCGCGGACGTTTCGGGAAAAGGGACTTCAGCCGCGTTCTACATGGCGGAATTAAAGGGCATCATTCAATCGCTTTGCAAAGTTTATCCCGATGCACCCAGAGATTTGCTTAAAAAAGCCAACGAAACGCTGAGCCAAAGTCTCGGAAAAAATGCGTATATCAGCTTGCTTTATGGCGTAGTTGATGTTAAAGAAAATACGCTCTCGCTTGTCAATGCGGGGCATTGCCCGGCTGCCGCTGTGATGAATAAAAATCCCAGCTATTTGAAACTTCAAGGCCTGGCACTTGGTTTGGATACAGGCAAAATTTTTAACCAGGTCGTATCCAAAAACATTTATCCGCTTGCGGATGGCGATGTGATTGTTTTTTATACCGACGGCGTTGTCGAAGCGATTAATCATGAGGGAAAACAGTTCGGCTACGATCGGCTTTTGAAGATTGTAAATCAGTCTCGCGAAAAGAATGCAAAGGACATTACAAACGACATTTTTACTGCAGTGAATGATTTTACCAAAACGGGAGGCGCTGTTAGGGACGACTTAACGTTAGTTGTGGTCAAAAAACTGTAA